The following proteins are co-located in the Polymorphospora rubra genome:
- a CDS encoding IclR family transcriptional regulator, with the protein MTISTAIDSEDSRTRSGLGRALAVINMIAERSPQTLGVSTIARELELPKAVAHRILKELVGDGFLGFDEETKQYRLGPGALAVGLAALRALNVPDIARRYMVRLVRGTGETATLSMRQGWSRVYVDQVLSPHEVRMSVSLGTSHPLHSGSSSKAILAALPDAEIEDYLDNHGLERVTPATITSVTRLREEIARIREQGFAVSLGERQSGAGSVAAAVRYSTGQVFGSLSLCGPQDRFDPRTCAAHGALVAEAAAEISAEIGFRTAPRQAGARGGAVSDPQPLVLRT; encoded by the coding sequence ATGACCATCTCAACTGCCATCGACAGCGAGGACAGCCGTACCCGTTCCGGCCTGGGCCGGGCGCTCGCGGTGATCAACATGATCGCCGAACGCTCGCCGCAGACGCTGGGCGTGTCGACGATCGCGCGTGAGCTGGAGCTGCCCAAGGCGGTGGCGCACCGGATCCTCAAGGAGCTGGTCGGCGACGGTTTCCTCGGCTTCGACGAGGAGACCAAGCAGTACCGGCTCGGCCCGGGGGCGCTGGCGGTGGGGTTGGCCGCGTTGCGGGCGCTGAACGTGCCGGACATCGCCCGGCGTTACATGGTGCGGCTGGTCCGGGGCACCGGGGAGACGGCGACGCTGTCGATGCGGCAGGGCTGGTCGCGGGTGTACGTCGACCAGGTGCTGTCGCCGCACGAGGTGCGGATGTCGGTGTCGCTGGGGACCAGTCATCCGTTGCACTCGGGTTCGTCGTCGAAGGCGATTCTGGCGGCCCTGCCGGACGCGGAGATCGAGGACTACCTCGACAACCACGGGCTGGAACGGGTGACGCCGGCGACGATCACCTCGGTCACCCGGCTGCGCGAGGAGATCGCCCGGATCCGGGAGCAGGGTTTCGCGGTCAGTCTCGGTGAGCGGCAGTCCGGGGCGGGCAGTGTGGCGGCCGCGGTGCGGTATTCGACCGGGCAGGTCTTCGGTTCGTTGTCGCTGTGCGGGCCGCAGGACCGGTTCGATCCGCGGACGTGTGCGGCGCACGGGGCGCTGGTCGCGGAGGCCGCCGCCGAGATCTCGGCCGAGATCGGCTTCCGTACGGCGCCGCGGCAGGCGGGGGCCCGTGGCGGGGCGGTTTCGGACCCGCAACCCCTGGTCCTTCGAACGTGA